The Dyella sp. 2HG41-7 sequence ACCACCAAGGTCAACAGCACGCCGTTGGCGTCATCGGCTAGACGCTGTTTTACGAGAGAAAATCCAAGACCAATGATGGAACGGCCCACATCAACCAGCAGGCCTTCTCGCGAATGCGATAGCCCCTGTACTTCCAGCTCGATCATTAGGCCCCCCTGTGTTCGATGCTGGGTGATTCAATTGTCTTCAATACTGTGACCCATTTCGCAATCGAAAACCGTGACCCGCCTCAAACCGCGGTCAACGGAACCCTAGGGTCTGTTCGCACTATTTGCGTGGCCCGCGCCGGGAGCTGTTTGCGCGCCAGGCAAGGAAGAGCGAGGGAGTGTACGTCCGTACACGACTGAGCGATGACGCCGGCTGGCGCGCAAACAGACCCGGCCCTTTGGGTTGTCGATGAGTGGCCGCCATGCGGCAGCGCGCGGCTTGGCTTGACGGCCAGTCAAGCCGTCGCCACGCACTACCACCTGACGGCCACTCATCGACAACGCGGGCCACGCAAATAGTGCGAACAGACCCTAGCCCGAGACGCCAGGCGCACTTCGCACGCATGTGGGTCTTTGCTACTGTCTGAACCCGCTATCCACCTCAGGGGAATCCCATGCGTCTCGGCCAACTTCGTGCGGCACTGGTTTTGACGAGCGCGTTGCTTGCGCTACCGGCCATGGCCGATACGACCAAGGCGACGCCCACCTCGAAAGAGCTGATCGCCAAATCCAAGCCGGCCGAATGGCGCACGCCCGACCCGGAAAATCTGCTCTATATGCAGTTGCCGCAAGGCCGCGTGGTGATCGAATTGGCGCCCGACTTCACGCCATTGCACGCGCAGAACATCCGCACACTGGTGCGCGAACACTACTTCGACGGTCTGGCGATCATTCGCGTGCAGGATAATTTTGTTACGCAATGGGGCGACCCCAACGACGATGACAACGGCGACAAAAGCAAGATCAAACCGCTAGGCACCGCCAAGCCGAAACTTGCGCCCGAATACACGCGCAGCATCGATCCGAAACTGCCTTGGACCGCGCTGCCCGATGGCGATGTGTATGCACCGCAGGTCGGTTTCAGCGAAGGATTTCCGGTCGCGCGCGATCCGGCCAAGGGTCGTGAGTGGCTGGTGCATTGCTACGGCATGGTGGGCGTCGCGCGCGATGTGGCGCCTGACAGCGGCAGCGGCAGTTCGCTTTATACGGTGATCGGTCAGGCGCCGCGCCAGATCGATCGCAATCTCGCCATTGCCGGTCGCGTGATCGAAGGCATGCCTTATCTTTCCGCGTTGCCGCGCGGCACCGGACCACTGGGTTTCTACACGCAAGCGGCGCAACGTACGCCGATTCTGTCGGTCAAAGTGGCCGCCGATCTGCCCGCCTCGCAACGCGAAAATCTGCAGGTCTTGCGCACCGACAGCGCCACGTTCGCGGCGATCGTCGAGGCCAAGCGCAATCGTCGCGATGCGTTCTACACGCTGCCTGCCGGCAAGATCGGACTCTGCAGTATCGATGTTCCCGTGCGCACGGAAACATCGGCCGAAGCGAAACACTAAATTTGGGGCTTTTCCTGCGTTGAACGGCCAGCAGATGAATCCGTGCTAAGCATCGGCGCTCAATTACACAAATTCTTCGCCTTGACCATAGTTTCCTGAATAACTGCGCGAGGCAGCGCGCAAACTCATTCAGCAGCGAAGGCGGAATGTCATGAAGCGCAGCCGAAAAGTACTGATTGGCATCACTGGCGTCGTGTTGGCGCTGGTCGTTGCGTTGGTGCTGTTCATTGCGCTGTTCGATTGGAATCGGTTGCGTCCGCTGATCAACGACAAGGTCAGCGCGGCGATTGGCCGGCCCTTCGTGATCGAGGGCAATTTGACCGCGGCATGGCAGCGCGAGCCTTCCGAACCAGGATGGCGTGCCATCGTTCCGTGGCCGACGTTCACCGCCAACGACATCCATATCGACAATCCGTCGTGGACCAAGCAGCCGCAATTCGTTCGACTCGATGCGTTGCGCTTGCGAATCTCGCCGCTTCCGCTGCTGATTCATCACATCTATCTGCCTTTCGTGCAGTTGGTCGGACCGCACCTGGATCTGGAGCGCGACAACAAAGGCGAAGCCAATTGGGAGCTCACGCTTCCGCAAAGCTCGACGCCATCGCCGTGGTCGTTCACGCTGGGCACAATCCAATTCGACAAAGGCGATATCGCGCTGGACGATGCGAAGACGCGCCTGAAGTTGCACGTCGACATCACGCCGTTGCAGCAAGCCATTCCGTATGACCAGATCGTGTCGCAAGCGACCAACGACGCGCGCGCAGACGTCGGCCACGACGTAGGCAAAAGTGTGGACGCCACCAAGACCCATCCGGATGCCTCCAGCAACGCGGAGCGCACAAGCTATCAATTCTCCTGGACGACCGACGGCAGTTATCAAGGCGCAGCCGTAACCGGCACCGGCAAAACCGGCGCGGTGCTCGCGCTACAGCAGACCGATGTGCCCTTCCCCGTGCAGGCGCGCATGCATATCGGTGACAGCAAGATCGCGCTGGTCGGTACGCTTACCGACCCCACGCATCTGGGCGCTTTGAATTTGCGCGTGTGGTTCGCCGGCACGAGCATGGCGAAGCTGTATCCCATCATCGGCATTACCTTGCCCGAAACGCCGCCGTATGCGACCGAAGGTCATTTGACGGCAGAATTGCACGCACACGGCAGCCACTTCAGTTACAACGATTTCAAAGGCCGCGTCGGCGAAAGCGACGTCGGTGGCAATTTGCAGGTCATCACCGGCGGCGCGCGGCCCAAGCTCAGCGGCGACGTGCATTCGAAATTGCTGCGCTTTGTGGATCTTGCGCCGCTTATCGGCGCAGACACCAAGGCGCAAAAACAACAGCGCGGCGACACCACAGCGCAACCTACGGACAAGGCGTTGCCCGTCGAGCAATTCCGCACCGATCGCCTGCGCACGATGGATGCGGACGTGACTTTCGACGCCGCGCATATCGAGCATCCCAGCTCCATGCCGATCGATGCGCTGAGCACCCATGTGCTGCTCGACGACGGTTCGCTGAAACTCGATCCGCTGCATTTGGATGTGGCCGGCGGCACGATCAACGGACGTCTGCGCGTGGACGGCAATGCGCAACCCATGCATACCGCGATGGATTTGCGTGCGCGCCATCTGCGCCTGAAGCAGCTATTCCCTACCGTCCAAACGATGCAAAACAGCTTCGGTGAAATCAACGGCGATATTGCGTTGAACGCCACCGGCAATTCCGTGGCGGCGTTGATGGGTAGCGCGAATGGCGAATTGAAGTTGCTGATGAACGATGGCGCCATCAGCAAAACCTTACTGGAAGCAGCCGGTTTGAATGTCGCCAATGTCGTGGTCGAAAAGCTGTTCGGCGACAAGACGGTGCATATCAATTGCGCGGCCGCGGATTTGGCCGGAACGAACGGTCTGTTCAACAGCAGACTGTTCGTGCTGGATACCGCCGATGCCACCGTGGACGTCGACGGCACCATCAACTTCGCCGACGAAAAACTCGACCTCGACGTCGTACCGCATACGAAGGGTTTGCGCATCTTTTCGCTGCGCACGCCGCTGTACGTGAAAGGTACCTTCAAGAAACCCGATGTCGGCTTGCATCCGGGCCCGCTGATTTTGCGTGGCGGTGGCGCTGTGGCGCTTGCCGTTGTCGCGGCCCCGGCTGCGGCCTTGCTTGCCGTGATCGTGCCCAGTCGCGGGGATCAGACCAATACCTGTCAAACGGTGCTGACGCAGCTGCATAACGAACCTCCGCCGACAGCGCCGAAAAAACCAAGCGCAAAGACCAAATAACCGATAGCGGCTTGGGTCGCCTTTGCGTCATGGGCGCATAGCCCTACAAATCCTTCCGCTCAAAAGCAGCGCCCGCCTCGGCTAGAATGAGCGACCGTTCCCCGCACGTGCTCGCTCCCCATGCAGCCTGTCATCAAGGCCCGCCTGCAAATTCATTTCTGCGTACTGCTGTGGGGCTTTACCGCCATTCTCGGCAAGCTGATCACGCTGCCCGCCATCGCGTTGGTATGGTGGCGCATGTTGTTGGTGGCGGGCGCGTTGCTCTTGATGCCGAAAGTGTGGCGCGATTTGCGCGCCATGCCGAGAAAGCTGCTGCTCTCGTATGCCGGCATCGGCGTGCTGGTGTCCATACACTGGCTAACGTTTTATGCGTCGATCAAGCTCGCGAACGCCTCGGTAGGTGCGACATGCATTGCGCTGGGGCCGGCGTTTTTGGCGTTTGTGGAGCCGTGGGTCGCACGACGCCGTTTCGATCCGCGCGAACTGTTGATCGCCATCGCCGTG is a genomic window containing:
- a CDS encoding peptidylprolyl isomerase, which encodes MRLGQLRAALVLTSALLALPAMADTTKATPTSKELIAKSKPAEWRTPDPENLLYMQLPQGRVVIELAPDFTPLHAQNIRTLVREHYFDGLAIIRVQDNFVTQWGDPNDDDNGDKSKIKPLGTAKPKLAPEYTRSIDPKLPWTALPDGDVYAPQVGFSEGFPVARDPAKGREWLVHCYGMVGVARDVAPDSGSGSSLYTVIGQAPRQIDRNLAIAGRVIEGMPYLSALPRGTGPLGFYTQAAQRTPILSVKVAADLPASQRENLQVLRTDSATFAAIVEAKRNRRDAFYTLPAGKIGLCSIDVPVRTETSAEAKH
- a CDS encoding AsmA family protein produces the protein MKRSRKVLIGITGVVLALVVALVLFIALFDWNRLRPLINDKVSAAIGRPFVIEGNLTAAWQREPSEPGWRAIVPWPTFTANDIHIDNPSWTKQPQFVRLDALRLRISPLPLLIHHIYLPFVQLVGPHLDLERDNKGEANWELTLPQSSTPSPWSFTLGTIQFDKGDIALDDAKTRLKLHVDITPLQQAIPYDQIVSQATNDARADVGHDVGKSVDATKTHPDASSNAERTSYQFSWTTDGSYQGAAVTGTGKTGAVLALQQTDVPFPVQARMHIGDSKIALVGTLTDPTHLGALNLRVWFAGTSMAKLYPIIGITLPETPPYATEGHLTAELHAHGSHFSYNDFKGRVGESDVGGNLQVITGGARPKLSGDVHSKLLRFVDLAPLIGADTKAQKQQRGDTTAQPTDKALPVEQFRTDRLRTMDADVTFDAAHIEHPSSMPIDALSTHVLLDDGSLKLDPLHLDVAGGTINGRLRVDGNAQPMHTAMDLRARHLRLKQLFPTVQTMQNSFGEINGDIALNATGNSVAALMGSANGELKLLMNDGAISKTLLEAAGLNVANVVVEKLFGDKTVHINCAAADLAGTNGLFNSRLFVLDTADATVDVDGTINFADEKLDLDVVPHTKGLRIFSLRTPLYVKGTFKKPDVGLHPGPLILRGGGAVALAVVAAPAAALLAVIVPSRGDQTNTCQTVLTQLHNEPPPTAPKKPSAKTK